One stretch of Kluyveromyces marxianus DMKU3-1042 DNA, complete genome, chromosome 8 DNA includes these proteins:
- the PFK26 gene encoding 6-phosphofructo-2-kinase produces the protein MYYCKVFNVGNTRRQFAKEHNMKEQDSKFFDPNDEHSKMLREKWAMDTLDQLLDYLLKGPGSVGIFDATNSTRERRKKILQKIHEKNKFIKVLYLESICSDKETVEKNIRLKLLGPDYKGKDPDSSLIDFKERLSNYMKSYQTIEDDENVPYIKMIDIGKKIVSYDIQGFLASQTVYYLLNFNLAERQIWISRSGESEFNVQGRIGGDSLLTQRGWKYAKALARFMEEQKKLFNERQMKEHLKVCSDEGSKRDFTPTEFFVWTSMKKRAMATSSTFNDAHFDIKQMKMLDELSAGDFEGMTYEEILRNHPAEYEERLEDKLRYRYPGIGGESYMDVINRLRPVITEIERITDSLLLITHRVVARVLLGYFLNLSKDVISNLDVPLHSVYCLEPKPYGVSWYLYEYDEEKDTFFKVPQSELNTMKVKEVGLVHQERRYSIIPTAPSTGGKSRSGSHSSNNTSSSSTAASSARMPSFNPPFSASAHMNAASRFIHPGRQHPAYQTHPSLLARTMSRNHSSDHVGIIKKSVSPRELSNSIELDKLNEKLSKLASSDESKNGESDDTPAGVPLTRSQSESYSPKAS, from the coding sequence ATGTACTACTGTAAGGTTTTCAATGTGGGTAACACGCGGAGACAATTTGCCAAAGAGCATAACATGAAGGAGCAGGattccaaattttttgaTCCAAATGATGAGCACTCGAAAATGTTAAGAGAGAAATGGGCTATGGACACGTTGGATCAACTTTTAGACTATCTTTTGAAAGGTCCTGGGTCCGTTGGTATTTTTGATGCGACGAATTCGACAAGGGAAAGACGGAAAAAGATATTGCAAAAGATACATGAGAAGAATAAATTCATCAAGGTTCTGTATTTGGAGAGTATATGTTCGGATAAAGAAACTGTAGAGAAAAATATTAGATTGAAGTTACTGGGTCCCGATTATAAAGGAAAGGATCCTGATTCATCGTTGATCGATTTCAAGGAGAGATTAAGTAATTACATGAAAAGTTATCAAACCATAGAGGATGACGAAAATGTTCCCTACATTAAAATGATTGATATAGGTAAAAAGATTGTGTCTTATGATATTCAAGGCTTTCTTGCATCTCAAACCGTTTACTATTTATTAAACTTTAACCTTGCGGAAAGACAGATATGGATCTCCAGAAGTGGTGAAAGTGAATTTAATGTCCAGGGGAGAATCGGTGGAGATTCACTACTAACGCAACGTGGATGGAAATACGCAAAGGCTTTGGCTAGGTTtatggaagaacaaaagaagttattCAATGAAAGGCAAATGAAAGAACATCTGAAAGTATGTAGCGATGAAGGAAGTAAGCGTGATTTTACCCCAACAGAATTCTTTGTGTGGACCTctatgaagaaaagagcaATGGCGACTTCATCGACATTCAATGATGCTCACTTTGATATCAAACAAATGAAGATGTTAGACGAACTAAGCGCGGGTGATTTCGAGGGAATGACTTACGAAGAAATTCTCAGAAATCATCCTGCGGAGTACGAGGAAAGACTTGAAGATAAATTAAGGTATAGATATCCAGGCATTGGCGGTGAATCATACATGGATGTTATTAATAGACTAAGGCCAGTGATCACGGAGATCGAAAGAATCACCGACAGTCTGTTGCTCATTACTCACCGTGTTGTGGCAAGAGTGTTGTTAGGTTACTTTTTAAATTTGAGTAAGGACGTCATCTCGAATTTAGATGTTCCGTTACATTCAGTTTACTGTCTCGAGCCTAAACCATATGGTGTTAGTTGGTACTTATATGAAtatgatgaagagaaagataCCTTCTTTAAGGTTCCTCAATCCGAGTTGAATACAATGAAGGTTAAGGAAGTCGGATTGGTGcatcaagaaagaagatattcCATTATTCCTACGGCTCCTTCAACTGGCGGAAAGTCTAGAAGTGGAAGCCATAGTAGCAACAATACTTCATCTAGTAGCACAGCAGCATCTTCTGCTCGTATGCCCTCATTCAACCCCCCATTTTCGGCTTCTGCTCATATGAACGCTGCTTCAAGATTCATTCACCCAGGCAGACAGCATCCTGCATACCAAACACATCCTAGTCTGCTAGCACGTACTATGTCTCGGAATCATAGCTCTGACCATGTTGGAATTATAAAGAAGAGCGTTTCGCCCCGTGAATTATCGAACTCAATTGAACTAGATAAATTGAACGAAAAGCTATCAAAGTTAGCTTCCAGCGACGAGTCAAAAAATGGTGAGAGTGATGACACTCCTGCCGGCGTACCACTGACAAGAAGTCAAAGTGAATCATACTCACCAAAAGCAAGCTAA
- the ALG11 gene encoding alpha-1,2-mannosyltransferase ALG11, protein MMSLAKFITFFLGLLLFLLVSLRVLSEFIPSLLVSLPPKLRLRVNNSLLRCSNNLNRIPVLNFGWKNASVRRAFVLAAIRPSDYTNKIYGDRVAISYYDRKDRESFVGKLGQETKRKIFGFFHPYCNAGGGGEKVLWKAVESTLNHDENNICVIYTGDNDVSGIDILKSVERRFEYRLDSNRIVFIFLTKRNLVEAKRWPKFTLLGQAIGSIILSIEALSILTPDYWVETMGYPFGYPFVSWFANIPIITYTHYPVISTDMLNKLKNMSGFRTNIKLNIKYLYWKMFMLIYRFAGSFVDIATTNSTWTYNHIKSIWPSTRNIQIIYPPCSTESLIEGSNKIDNKDRKNQIVAIAQFRPEKRHDLILSSFSSFIKTNDNKLSVPKLILIGSTRNQSDRDFVESLKKFAFEELKILPEYLEFKTDCKYEDMKNILYSSWFGINAMWNEHFGIAVVEYMASGLIPLCHASAGPLYDIVVPWDDKKNEQTKDEAKYTGLFFKDKSDPDFSSKDASKYSTLSDLFAEAAKLGLSERIEVSKRGKQCALTKFSDAKFEKSWHAVLDEIKTIQSLNV, encoded by the coding sequence ATGATGAGCCTTGCAAAATTCATCACTTTTTTCCTTGGCTTACTGCTATTTCTGCTAGTTTCTCTTCGGGTACTATCGGAATTCATACCAAGTCTACTGGTATCGTTACCCCCAAAGCTCAGGTTACGTGTCAACAATTCATTGCTCAGATGCTCTAATAATTTGAATAGAATACCAGTTCTAAACTTTGGTTGGAAAAATGCTTCCGTGAGGAGAGCCTTTGTATTAGCTGCCATTAGACCTTCAGATTACACGAATAAAATTTATGGAGATAGAGTGGCCATCTCTTACTATGATAGAAAGGATAGAGAATCCTTTGTTGGAAAACTAGGACAAGAAACGAAGAGAAAGATATTTGGATTCTTCCATCCGTACTGTAATGCTGGTGGCGGAGGAGAGAAAGTACTATGGAAGGCTGTTGAATCAACATTAAACCATGATGAGAATAACATTTGCGTAATATATACTGGTGATAATGACGTCAGTGGGATAGATATCTTAAAAAGTGTTGAAAGAAGGTTTGAATATAGATTAGATTCTAATAGAATTgtcttcatcttcctcaCGAAAAGAAACCTTGTAGAAGCAAAAAGATGGCCGAAATTTACATTATTGGGACAAGCAATAGGGTCTATTATTTTATCCATCGAAGCTTTATCAATTTTAACACCAGATTACTGGGTCGAAACCATGGGATATCCCTTTGGATATCCATTTGTTTCATGGTTCGCAAATATTCCAATCATAACGTATACTCACTACCCCGTCATATCGACAGATATGCTaaataaattgaaaaatatgaGTGGATTCAGAACAAATATCAAACTCAACATCAAATACTTGTATTGGAAGATGTTCATGTTAATATACAGATTTGCGGGCTCTTTCGTTGATattgcaacaacaaattcaaCTTGGACTTATAACCATATCAAGTCAATTTGGCCCAGTACAAGAAATATTCAGATTATATACCCACCATGTTCTACGGAATCGTTGATCGAGGGTAGTAATAAGATTGATAATAAGGACAGAAAAAACCAAATTGTTGCTATAGCACAGTTCAGGCCAGAAAAGAGACACGATCTTATCTTGTCGTCATTCTCAAGCTTTATCAAAACAAACGATAATAAGTTATCGGTACCGAAATTAATTTTAATTGGTTCTACAAGAAACCAGTCAGATAGAGATTTTGTTGAATCTCTGAAGAAGTttgcttttgaagaattgaagatcCTTCCTGAATACCTAGAATTCAAGACTGATTGTAAATATGAAGATATGAAGAATATcttatattcttcttggtttggGATCAATGCAATGTGGAATGAACACTTCGGCATTGCAGTAGTTGAATATATGGCAAGTGGCTTGATCCCATTATGTCATGCTTCTGCAGGTCCTTTATATGATATCGTTGTGCCATGGGAtgacaagaagaatgaGCAAACAAAAGATGAGGCAAAATATACCGGTTTATTCTTTAAAGATAAAAGCGATCCtgacttttcttcaaaagatgCATCAAAATACAGTACTCTCTCAGATCTTTTCGCAGAAGCTGCAAAATTAGGTCTCTCTGAAAGAATTGAGGTGTCGAAAAGAGGCAAGCAGTGCGCTCTAACCAAATTTTCAGATGctaaatttgaaaaatcGTGGCACGCAGTGCTTGATGAGATTAAAACCATTCAATCTTTAAATGTTTGA
- a CDS encoding putative metalloendopeptidase has translation MSEITFYNVKSGDEVHTPALIIHGTIKSKATAIQVHHPQLPALTFPVNSHGFKTMVALTPGENSLWFTGDDNTRAQLTLTYVPLLQNPPIHLCLLVGKDSQMTFDSPASQVRKEGGNGLDLAVRKLRMGARIMQAFTNEQMVRNGFGQRTFRFVEEYTRDTLLNDDEMRNTVKIHILRSEKTVAELRDANIAQQNPNAKDGGALFGIAMRELERYGAPFNDNSKTSQAAVMFLDTHWDKKLNLITAHAALGGGTDKIKLAIFGSHGLYSWPTCFQNVVPYLMDDTRTSKAEVANDCNECSTHWECLTVTLGAFMHEIGHLLGCPHQENGVMLRDYVTMNRSFLTREAFSVRTNSYGAQPPILPKNECSWNRLDIVRFLFHPSFSLPQDFYDPEMLRPGQLDRWKYQRPSVFPMGNSTASIRAESGIYCIEIVCGDLARAHLEYLPKQYGGPGPQKEVVVSLDQLRALIPPAQKREYADKFAIKVHAINASTGEFNDFPKIISTQPVPMKQYGFASNVVGIKSTALGNPARGPSTGIIPLKIELCYMVRVYYGSAVDGLRFYTKDAAAPPPQLPPRTYLGKVSNMLKGVKDAFPTGPSVLFGNENSTYADLKLEPDEVIAGFNLRSGAWVDGIQIVTSKGRMSEMFGNKNGGSLGSLMPPANKKILGVFGNVSHWVDAFGIVYEA, from the coding sequence ATGTCTGAGATTACTTTTTATAACGTCAAATCTGGAGATGAGGTGCATACACCGGCTTTAATCATCCATGGAACGATCAAATCTAAAGCTACAGCGATTCAGGTTCACCACCCCCAATTGCCGGCATTGACGTTTCCAGTGAACAGCCATGGGTTCAAGACGATGGTAGCTTTGACGCCTGGGGAAAATTCGCTCTGGTTTACCGGTGATGACAATACACGGGCGCAACTGACGTTGACATATGTGCCATTATTGCAGAATCCTCCTATTCATTTGTGTTTGCTAGTTGGGAAGGACTCTCAAATGACGTTTGATTCGCCAGCGTCTCAGGTTCGCAAGGAGGGTGGGAATGGGCTTGACTTGGCGGTCCGGAAGTTGAGGATGGGGGCTAGGATCATGCAGGCATTCACGAATGAGCAGATGGTGCGGAATGGGTTTGGACAACGGACTTTCCGGTTTGTGGAGGAGTATACGCGGGATACGCTGTTGAACGACGATGAAATGAGGAATACGGTGAAGATCCATATTCTCAGGAGTGAGAAGACGGTTGCGGAGTTGCGGGATGCGAATATTGCGCAGCAGAATCCGAATGCGAAGGATGGCGGGGCGCTTTTCGGAATAGCGATGAGGGAGCTTGAGAGGTACGGGGCGCCATTCAACGATAACTCCAAGACGTCTCAAGCGGCTGTGATGTTCTTGGACACTCACTGGGACAAGAAATTGAACTTGATTACGGCTCACGCGGCGCTTGGTGGTGGGACGGACAAGATAAAGTTGGCTATTTTTGGGTCGCACGGGTTGTACTCTTGGCCTACGTGTTTCCAAAACGTGGTGCCATACTTGATGGATGATACTAGGACCAGCAAGGCGGAAGTTGCAAATGACTGCAATGAGTGTAGCACGCACTGGGAGTGCCTGACTGTTACGTTGGGTGCGTTCATGCACGAGATTGGACATTTGTTGGGGTGTCCACACCAGGAGAACGGTGTGATGCTCAGGGACTACGTTACTATGAATCGTTCTTTCTTGACAAGAGAAGCGTTCAGTGTTAGGACAAACTCATACGGTGCGCAACCGCCAATCTTGCCCAAAAACGAGTGCAGTTGGAACAGGCTAGACATTGTACGGTTCCTATTCCACCCCAGCTTCAGTCTACCACAGGACTTCTACGACCCAGAAATGCTCCGCCCCGGCCAGTTAGACCGCTGGAAGTACCAGAGACCCAGCGTGTTCCCAATGGGGAACTCTACCGCCAGCATTCGTGCTGAGTCAGGTATATACTGTATCGAGATTGTCTGTGGAGATCTTGCTAGAGCTCACTTGGAGTACTTGCCAAAACAATATGGTGGTCCAGGTCCTCAAAAGGAGGTCGTCGTAAGTTTGGATCAATTACGCGCTTTAATCCCACCAGCTCAAAAGCGAGAATATGCTGATAAATTTGCCATTAAGGTACATGCTATCAATGCATCTACAGGCGAGTTTAACGATTTCCCTAAAATCATAAGTACTCAGCCTGTCCCAATGAAACAGTACGGATTTGCTAGCAATGTTGTTGGTATCAAATCAACTGCTCTAGGAAACCCTGCGCGTGGTCCATCTACAGGTATTATTCCTTTGAAGATCGAACTTTGCTACATGGTTCGTGTTTATTACGGTTCAGCAGTTGACGGATTAAGATTTTACACTAAAGATGCAGCAGCTCCACCACCGCAACTCCCACCAAGGACATATCTAGGTAAAGTGTCAAACATGCTCAAGGGAGTCAAAGATGCATTCCCAACTGGACCATCTGTACTATttggaaatgaaaatagCACATATGCGGATCTCAAATTGGAGCCTGATGAAGTAATTGCCGGGTTTAATTTAAGAAGTGGAGCCTGGGTAGATGGAATCCAAATAGTAACAAGCAAGGGCCGTATGTCTGAAATGTTCggaaataaaaatggtGGTTCCTTAGGTTCCTTAATGCCCCCCgcaaacaagaaaatattaGGAGTTTTCGGTAATGTAAGTCATTGGGTAGATGCCTTTGGTATTGTGTATGAAGCCTGA
- the SLM1 gene encoding SLM1 family PH domain-containing protein — MLSQNQFSLQQLQHIQQQPTRSLTSTDNTNVNMNFQQIPQGQPVQQVAQGQQPGNRASQSVPYPTDNISIDANQPRLSINADAGVAGNSGILDEGLSFHHVTSGGNLSLQQLQQQQQQQQQLRQQTNSLTSAQTQASRNRQSLQMHRSNNQLDPRSPLVVLMPTNANPTEVLAQRFAAWRSIIRSLLVYLQETVSIQDELVRQHLRLQHAINFPFFTIDNQYQPTTPEEKNMQRFFVPLGHGSIQDLPTLFNQYHTQMVHAASKASKELNTEVIPRLEDMRRDLLVKIKEIQSLESDFKNSCSRELQETKIRLKAFQDSLEAAKYGSVKEDPYLTKILLEKQIKKQLTEENFLHEAFNNIQTSGKELEKVVMMEIQNALTIYARLLGQEAQLVFDTLITKLDSGFFSKDPVFEWENFVAKDSNFIDPNLPMRRIKEIVYKNQNDPFTYEIKSGVLERRSKFLKSYSRGFYVLTPSFLHEFKSGDRKKDLVPVISLSLNDCTVAEHSKKGSSDFKFILHTKQNGIIHRGHNWVFRTDSYESMMDWFNNIKKLTSISNPVEKARLVNEKLVQDREGPKSNLDQSQSTPQNNQAPRISFDNEDSMLATPKTENEVNAFSETTGNTTLNNSVVEHMNKGANFTTPKNPRKSAQYSLDSRTANGT, encoded by the coding sequence ATGCTTTCGCAGAACCAGTTTAGTCTACAGCAGTTGCAACATATACAGCAGCAGCCCACACGGAGCCTGACTTCGACTGACAACACTAATGTTAATATGAACTTCCAGCAAATTCCGCAGGGCCAGCCGGTGCAACAGGTAGCACAGGGCCAGCAGCCTGGGAACCGGGCCAGCCAGAGCGTGCCTTATCCGACAGACAACATTTCTATCGATGCGAACCAGCCGAGGCTCTCGATTAACGCGGACGCTGGGGTTGCCGGTAATAGCGGGATTCTGGACGAGGGTCTCTCTTTCCATCACGTGACTTCGGGAGGAAACCTATCACTACAGCAGttacagcagcagcagcaacagcaacaacagctcAGACAACAGACAAACTCCCTAACCAGCGCCCAAACCCAGGCTAGCAGAAATAGACAATCACTACAGATGCATCGTTCAAACAACCAGTTGGACCCTAGGTCTCCGTTGGTCGTGCTAATGCCAACCAACGCGAACCCTACAGAAGTTCTAGCACAGAGGTTCGCCGCCTGGAGAAGCATCATCAGATCTTTACTCGTGTACTTACAGGAAACGGTTTCCATACAGGACGAATTGGTGAGGCAGCATTTAAGGTTACAACACGCTATCAACTTCCCTTTCTTCACCATCGATAACCAGTATCAGCCAACCACGCCTGAGGAGAAAAATATGCAGAGATTCTTCGTACCGCTAGGCCATGGATCCATCCAGGACTTGCCTACCTTGTTCAACCAATACCATACTCAAATGGTGCATGCTGCCTCGAAGGCGTCCAAAGAGCTAAATACTGAGGTGATTCCTAGATTGGAAGATATGAGACGTGACTTGCTTGTTAAAATCAAGGAAATTCAGTCTCTAGAGTCGGACTTCAAGAACTCCTGTAGTAGGGAActacaagaaacaaaaatacgCTTGAAAGCGTTCCAAGACTCTTTGGAAGCAGCCAAATACGGTTCAGTGAAAGAGGATCCATACTTGACGAAGATCCTGCTGGAAAAACAGATCAAGAAACAGTTAACTGAGGAAAACTTTTTACATGAAGCatttaataatatacaaACCTCGGGTAAGGAACTAGAAAAAGTTGTAATGATGGAAATTCAAAACGCTTTGACCATATACGCAAGGCTCTTGGGTCAAGAAGCCCAGTTGGTCTTCGACACGCTTATCACAAAATTGGATAGCGGCTTCTTCAGTAAAGATCCTGTGTTCGAATGGGAGAATTTCGTGGCAAAGGATAGCAATTTCATCGATCCTAACCTGCCAATGAGACGtatcaaagaaattgtctacaaaaaccaaaatgaCCCATTCACCTACGAAATTAAGTCAGGTGTACTAGAAAGAAGATCcaagttcttgaaatcCTATTCAAGAGGCTTCTATGTCTTAACACCAAGTTTCCTACACGAATTTAAGTCGGGAGACAGAAAGAAGGATTTAGTGCCGGTAATATCATTGTCCTTAAACGACTGTACTGTAGCAGAGCATTCCAAAAAGGGCTCTTCAGATTTCAAGTTTATTTTGCatacaaaacaaaatgGTATTATTCACAGAGGGCATAACTGGGTATTCAGAACAGACTCATACGAATCTATGATGGACTGGTTcaataatataaagaaattaaCTTCAATTTCTAACCCAGTAGAAAAAGCAAGACTAGTCAACGAAAAGCTAGTACAAGATCGTGAAGGACCAAAATCCAACCTCGATCAGTCACAATCAACCCCTCAAAATAACCAGGCTCCAAGAATCAGTTTCGATAATGAGGATTCTATGCTAGCAACTccaaaaacagaaaatgaagttaATGCCTTCTCAGAAACAACTGGAAATACAACTCTAAACaattctgttgttgaacacATGAACAAAGGAGCAAATTTCACAACCCCTAAAAATCCTCGTAAATCAGCTCAGTACTCTCTAGACAGTCGAACTGCCAACGGTACATGA
- the MOB1 gene encoding Mob1p produces the protein MSFLQNFHLSPGQTIKSTRGFKWNTAKNNKTGNTDASTLGDGNGLQANTFNSELNLQRSDDALQQQQQQQQHLHQQQFSTPQKQATNFFQQGIEHGPTPVTDFNYTPSHQRPYIQPTSGTVVSSHQDLRQIVETTLGSKGVLNQAVKLPKGENIDEWIAVHCVDFYNQINMLYGSITEFCSPQTCPRMIATNEYEYLWNVHPGKPPVSLPAPKYVDYLMKWCQQQFDDENYFPSKPGVPFPKDFKDNIARPILKRLFRVYAHIYCHHFNEILELNLQTVLNTSFRHVCLFSEEFHILKTNDYGPLLELVTEFKDR, from the exons ATGTCGTTCTTACAGAACTT TCATCTAAGCCCTGGACAGACGATAAAATCTACCAGAGGTTTTAAATGGAACACAGCCAAGAATAATAAGACTGGCAACACGGATGCCAGTACTTTAGGAGATGGAAATGGGCTTCAAGCAAATACGTTCAATAGCGAATTAAACTTACAAAGGTCTGATGACGCgttgcagcagcagcagcagcagcagcaacatcTGCATCAGCAACAATTCTCTACCCCTCAAAAACAAGCGACAAATTTTTTCCAGCAAGGGATTGAGCATGGTCCAACTCCAGTTACAGATTTCAATTATACTCCATCTCATCAACGTCCATACATACAACCCACGTCAGGCACTGTGGTCTCGTCCCACCAGGATTTAAGGCAGATTGTAGAAACGACGCTTGGATCTAAGGGTGTTTTAAATCAAGCAGTGAAGTTACCGAAGGGAGAGAATATTGATGAGTGGATCGCAGTGCATTGCGTGGACTTTTACAACCAGATCAATATGCTATATGGGTCAATCACGGAGTTTTGCTCGCCACAGACTTGTCCTAGAATGATAGCCACCAACGAGTACGAATACTTGTGGAATGTTCATCCTGGAAAACCGCCAGTATCACTACCAGCACCAAAGTACGTGGACTATCTAATGAAGTGGTGCCAGCAGCagtttgatgatgaaaattACTTCCCAAGCAAGCCAGGGGTTCCTTTCCCAAAGGATTTCAAAGATAATATCGCAAGACCTATATTAAAGAGATTATTCAGAGTATATGCTCACATCTACTGCCATCATTTCAACGAAATCCTAGAACTTAATCTACAAACTGTTCTTAATACCAGCTTTAGGCATGTGTGTCTCTTCTCGGAAGAGTTCCACATTTTAAAAACTAACGACTACGGACCTTTGCTCGAGCTTGTCACCGAATTCAAAGACAGATAA